The following proteins come from a genomic window of Tepidiforma thermophila:
- a CDS encoding DUF58 domain-containing protein → MVRLRIPFRRTAAAPRPASAFDDPLTPELLARVRAIELRARRLVNTLFLGEYHAVFRGRGLEFDELRPYVPGDDVRALDWNAYARTGEPFIRRYREDRDLTVIFAVDVSASQFAGAAPVPKSALAAEIAAVLALAAIRNKDRVGLLLFAGRPQRYVRPAGGATHVLRVIREILRARPAHPGTDLAAALQYLVGVQRRRATVFLISDFLAPIEPARLRAAASRHDLIAVTIRDPVDEALPDAGIITVADAETGAALELDTSSPAVRDAYARRIRQLDADLAALFGQLGIDDIRAVTGEDYVPALLRFFRRRGAAA, encoded by the coding sequence ATGGTTCGTCTCCGCATCCCCTTCCGCCGCACCGCCGCCGCCCCCCGGCCCGCCTCCGCCTTCGATGACCCCCTCACGCCGGAGCTGCTCGCCCGCGTCCGCGCCATCGAGCTGCGCGCCCGCCGCCTCGTCAACACCCTCTTCCTTGGCGAATATCACGCCGTCTTCCGCGGCCGCGGCCTCGAATTCGATGAACTTCGCCCCTACGTCCCCGGCGACGACGTCCGCGCCCTCGACTGGAATGCCTACGCCCGCACCGGCGAGCCGTTCATCCGCCGCTACCGCGAAGACCGCGACCTCACCGTCATCTTCGCCGTCGACGTCTCCGCATCGCAGTTCGCCGGCGCCGCGCCCGTCCCCAAGAGCGCCCTCGCCGCCGAAATCGCTGCTGTCCTCGCCCTTGCCGCCATCCGCAACAAGGACCGCGTCGGCCTCCTCCTCTTCGCCGGGCGCCCCCAGCGCTACGTCCGCCCCGCCGGCGGCGCCACCCACGTCCTCCGCGTCATCCGCGAAATCCTCCGCGCGCGCCCGGCACATCCCGGCACCGACCTCGCAGCTGCCCTCCAGTACCTCGTCGGCGTCCAGCGCCGCCGCGCCACCGTCTTCCTCATCTCCGACTTCCTCGCCCCCATCGAGCCGGCCCGCCTGCGCGCCGCCGCGAGCCGCCACGACCTGATCGCCGTCACCATCCGCGACCCGGTCGACGAAGCGCTCCCCGATGCCGGCATCATCACCGTCGCCGACGCCGAAACCGGCGCCGCCCTCGAACTCGATACCTCCAGTCCCGCCGTCCGCGATGCCTACGCCCGGCGCATCCGCCAGCTGGATGCCGACCTCGCTGCCCTCTTCGGCCAGCTCGGCATCGACGACATCCGCGCCGTCACCGGCGAGGACTACGTCCCCGCCCTCCTCCGCTTCTTCCGCCGCCGGGGGGCCGCCGCATGA
- a CDS encoding vWA domain-containing protein, with amino-acid sequence MNGLDFAAPAALALVLLAIPLAVAARRRPVPLPVSTLAPLAGARPGWRLRFSRALPALRILAVVLLAIAVAGPRRGDARTLVPGEGIDIVISLDLSSSMLARFGDSNRLTVTKDVVREFIRSRENDRVGLVVFQQDALPLSPPSTDYAALDRMVADLDSGLLPDGTGIGVGLAAALSMLQESTAASRIVILLTDGEHNAPSIRPEDAAALAAALKIRVYTIGIVSESPGERAREIDEDLLREIAAQTGGRYFAASDPGQLADVYDEISSLERSRITREAFDDYDYFAPWFAGAGAALLALELLLAGTLLRRLPA; translated from the coding sequence GTGAACGGCCTCGATTTCGCCGCACCGGCCGCCCTCGCCCTCGTCCTCCTCGCGATCCCCCTCGCGGTTGCCGCCCGCCGCCGGCCTGTACCGCTGCCCGTCTCAACCCTCGCTCCGCTCGCCGGGGCCCGCCCCGGCTGGCGCCTCCGGTTCAGCCGCGCACTCCCCGCCCTCCGCATCCTCGCCGTCGTCCTCCTCGCCATCGCCGTTGCAGGCCCGCGCCGGGGCGATGCCCGCACCCTCGTCCCCGGGGAGGGCATCGACATCGTCATCTCCCTCGACCTCTCCAGCTCCATGCTTGCCCGCTTCGGCGACTCCAACCGCCTCACCGTAACCAAAGACGTGGTCCGCGAGTTCATCCGCTCCCGCGAAAACGACCGCGTCGGGCTCGTCGTCTTCCAGCAGGACGCCCTCCCCCTCTCCCCGCCGTCCACCGACTACGCCGCCCTCGACCGAATGGTCGCCGACCTCGACTCCGGCCTCCTCCCCGATGGAACCGGCATCGGCGTCGGCCTCGCAGCCGCCCTCTCTATGCTCCAGGAGTCCACCGCCGCCAGCCGCATCGTCATCCTTCTCACCGACGGCGAACACAACGCCCCCTCCATCCGCCCCGAGGATGCCGCCGCCCTCGCCGCTGCCCTCAAAATCCGCGTCTACACCATCGGCATCGTCAGCGAATCCCCCGGCGAACGCGCCCGCGAAATCGATGAAGACCTCCTCCGGGAGATCGCCGCCCAGACCGGCGGCCGCTACTTCGCCGCCAGCGACCCCGGCCAGCTCGCCGACGTCTATGACGAAATCTCCTCCCTCGAGCGCTCCCGGATCACCCGCGAAGCGTTCGACGACTACGACTACTTCGCCCCCTGGTTCGCAGGCGCCGGGGCCGCGCTCCTCGCCCTCGAACTTCTCCTCGCCGGCACCCTCCTCCGGAGGCTCCCCGCATGA